The genomic segment tctgcgtctccggCTGTAAAAaccaagaaaaaagagacattGCCCCAGGTGACCCCAAAACACCCAGATCTACCATATACACATTCAAAATCACAAAGTGCACACACGTGTATAGACATAGACATTTATATGCCAGTAAACAAGCAATACGTATCCAGGTATACATGCATAGTGTAATGTCAATATATAAGCACTCAaacatatacaaatatatatatatatatatatatatagtgtaTATATCGACGAATAAAtattcacacacacacatacatatatatatatatgcatctgcGTTTTTACCGGCGGTTCATTGATGAGAAGTGCATGTTGGTTGTATTTGGCGTGGAAGTTGTAGTAGGCGTCTGTGACAACGTCAGACATGAGGACTGCGTCCTTTACATTTCTCAGCGCCACTTCGCGCGCAGCGGGGTCTGCGACGCAGCTGATGcctggaagaagagcacaCGCGAGAAAAATCAGAAAAGCTCCcggcttcgtctttctcctggagagaagagaaggattTTACCGCGTGGAAAACAGTCGCAGAAATCTGTGGCTCGCGAGCGTTTCCACGACGACTTTTGGTCAGCGCACAGCAGTTTGAGTCTCGAAGCAGACAGCATTTGAGTCCTTtggcctctcgctctctgtgtACAAAACACCTGAAAGTGCGTAGGAGTTCACAGTCACTTTTGCAGGGAGAGCTGCTGGCGAATCGGACCGTTTTCCGCATCTGAGGCAGGGGCATTTTTGCGCTTTTCCAAAAAAGATGAACTCGACTTCGGCGAGAATATCGAGTGTTCCCACTCCACAACGAAAGCGGTAACTCAACTTCTTCCCCAGACGCAGAAGtgccttcttcacttttgtgctcgtctcttccgcgcGCGGCCcacttgcttcttctcttcctctctctctttctctctttctttctcccctttctttgtttttttttacCGTGGAAGGGACGTCCGATGGTGGTGGCGGCGACGTGCAGAGTCGCGTCGATTTTGGAGGCTGCGGCGGCGACTGCTCCTCCGACTTCGCTGAACGCGGAGCTCGAAGTCGACGCGGAGttctccagtttcttccCCGCCTGTCCACCCTGCTTCCCGCTGCTGTCCTCGCAGCGCGCGACGTCGCCCACTGCAACTCCTTGGTGCACCAACATGGACCGGTTCTTGTCCAGACCTGCAtgcgagagacacaggcggAAACGCCTCTGAAAGGCCCATGGCAAGCGACGTGAGACAAACTCGAGACAAACTTGCGACAGACTTGACTTTCACTTCAGAGCACCTGGGCAGAACGACGTGGATGCGCAGACGCCCTCTGCCGACGCGAGTTCCAGCAAGACGTTCCACACGAGCACAGCTGAGtcgcgctctcgctctcgcgaTCAATGCGAGACAACACTCAACTGATGTTTCAAACAGAGGAacgaacagaaggaaaaccTTGGAAGCcagagctgctgcagcaCTCGAAGAGAACAAGCCAAAGTACGAGAGGAAACTCGCCGAAATcacaacacacacacaaacgcatACACCACTGAGTCTCAAAGACAACTGCACGCTTGAAAGAAACGTCCTGTTTGTGGGGGCGTTTTCTCGACTCCATTCAGCGATCACTTCTAACAAATGCGTCCACCACCAAGCCTCTGTCTGGCGTAACCCTGACATTGACGAGTCTTCGTCTCCATTTTTGTGAAGATTTCCACTTCTCCTCTGGACACCGACCGCGTGACGAAGCGTCTGTTTACCGGGGCCATCCACAGTTGAAGAAGATTTCCCGACGGCAGAAGATCCGGAATCCGAAGACTGGAAGTGACCCTCGTAGGAGACAgttgtctctcgcgctccaGCACCAGGCAGAAACTCGACGACCGGGTAAGCGTACGCGTTCAGCAACGCAAACAGGGGCATCTCCACGCACAGAAGCCAGTTCGTCCACTTCTGAAAACATAGCATAAACGAAAACCAGAAAGGCGCGAGGcgacaacgcatgcagccgagCGTCCTCGGAGGGAACTGTGAAGACGTCACCCCGGAGTCTCTCTCGTAGTTCAAGATCCCCAGAAGAAGCTCGCAAAAACTCACAAATGCACGACAAAAGGCACTGTCATGATATaaaatgtatacatatatatatatatatatatatatacatatacatgtatgtatacttATATaaagcagaaagacagaatAGACATACAGAAACACACATAAATaatatatgcacatatatgtatatatatatgtatacatatatgttaTCGTAGAGACATGCACCACCGAAGCCGTGGAGGCCAGTTGCCAGCTCCAGGGGGAAAGTTTGCATACACGGAGGGGCACTGATGAACGCGAACAGGAGGCCGACTCTCCTGGGTATATACgcaagaggacgagagacagagacagatacTCTTGGAAccgagatgaagagagaacggggacacaagaggacggagagagagacacagaagtaGGAGGATGTCGAAACCacggaagagaggggagatgaacgggagagaaaaactggGAGCCAACCGAAGTCCGCTTTTGCTCTTTTTGGAAGCTTTTCGCGAGTGCCTGACGCACCGCCCAACTTCTCCAGCGACTGAACTCACTGTTACGTCTCGCACAGTCATCCCATCGATGatgccgaggaagaaggcctgGTACCACGTCGCGACAATGACCAGCTTCATCGCCAGGAACTTGGCCACCGGATGGAACTGGagctgagaaaaaacaatAACGGGGAAATTTCTGAAAAAAGGAAATACTGGAACTCTGTAGAGAAAACTGGAAATGGACCCGCCAGATACCAAAAATTTCCAGAGATGAAATCGCCACACAAAAACAGTTCAAACGCCCTCCCTACCACACACTACACACTCCGAACATGCAACCTTCCACTTCAACGTACGCATTCTAAAGATGCAATCGTACACaaaaatgcatatatatatatatatatagacaaatatatatataggctTTTTGAAGTCCTTGATTGACGGTGAAAGTGGATAGAAAGTATTGTGAGACATTCGAGAATTCTTTGACGGAAGGGAATTTTTGGTCGGGGTTCCAGAcccaaacgcatgcagagtttTGGGATCCACAGGGACGCTGGTCGAGATTCATTTTCAGAAGCTCTTCAGGATCCTCAGAGAAGCAAATGCCTTTGCAGCTTGTAACTGACTTGCCGACGTCGGAGAGCCACAGCCTCCCATCGACCTACCACAGAACACACTACAGGATGGATACGAAGCGCTCCTGGACAGACATCCATAAATttgtatacatgtgtgtacGTATGGAAGGCATCCGGTGAATGGGTTTCCGACGTTTGCGTCGAGAAGAACTGTTTGAGGCGTACCAGAGCAGGGAGCTTGCGAGTTGCGAGGTAGAATAGGCCTAGGGCGTAGAGCGCTCCACAGATGGAGATGTTGTAGATGATCATGTACGGCACCTGGAAGCAGAAACTGTGGTATTTTCCGACGCTGAACATGATCAGAGAGACGAGTGCCATCGTCGGCTTCACctgcaagaaagaagaggacatGCTTGGACGTAtacaggggaagaagagggtcTCCAGCGCTGCTCACACTCCGTCGCACGAAGAGGAACGGCAGACACGCATagcagcgaaggaaacgacgagTTCGCACAGGTCGCCAGGGAACAACCGAACACAGCTAGGCAAGAGGTGGACAGAGCGACAAGtacacacagaaaagaaggagagcgccCCGTTTCCTGTCCCCCGAGGTGCGACGCGAGAAGCGTTGTGCAACTTCGTACGAAGATGAACTGGAGAATCCATCGTTTGCAGCATTTGACGAATGCGAGGTCAGTGGGCAGGTCTTCTCTGCACAAGAACATGCTGTCTTCCCCGAAGCAGCAGGCGGCGCcactgtgtctcctcgtctgccgtCCGTAGACCTCCCTGCGACTCGGCTCGCGGACGTAAAAGTTCGTCTCGCCTGCAGTTCGGCGCTCCCGCTGAGCGCTTTTGTCCGAACTCGTAGGACGCGCGGTCGCATGCGTCGGAGCCTCAGGACCGAAGCAGCGCCCTGCCGGCGGCGTGAGGGCAGCGGCTTCCGTCGGAGGCAGCCGCAGAATTTTCTTCCACAGGCGCAAGAGGAAGGGGACCGGCTGCGGGTGACGCACTGAGCCTGGGTCTCTGCTCAAGGCGCCCGCGcaggcgtcttctccgccgcaGCGCGCCAAAatcagacagaagaacgagtaCACCACCACCGCTTCCCACATGTCTCGCAGCGCCTCAATGTACACGAACTGACTCGGCATAAACAGAATCACCAGCGAAGATACTGCAGACCAGGCAGACACCACAAGACAGCCAAACACCCGCGCATGCGACGGTCTTCAGCTCGAGCGACGACGAACGCGTGGATTCACGATCAGTCCAGGCGACGTGCGCCGACCCCTGTACCTGCTTCCAAAAATctctctatcgacctcttctcagcctctgtctatcgacctcttctcaccctctgtctatcgacctcttctcagtctctctctatcgacctcttctcaccctctgtctatcgacctcttctcaacctctgtctaacgacctcttctcaacctctgtctaacgacctcttctcatcctctctctatcgacctcttctcagcctctgtctatcgacatcttctcaccctctgtctatcgacatcttctaaccctctgtctatcgacctcttctcaacctctgtctaacgacctcttctcaacctctgtctaacgacctcttctcatcctctctctatcgacctcttctcagcctctgtctatcgacatcttctcaccctctgtctatcgacatcttctcaccct from the Toxoplasma gondii ME49 chromosome IX, whole genome shotgun sequence genome contains:
- a CDS encoding hypothetical protein (encoded by transcript TGME49_210380~Predicted trans-membrane domain (TMHMM2.0):32-55:67-90:251-274:286-307:321-341:352-375) yields the protein MDDPSLLEAPALDRGTPLSSPAVSHSAFIDVGWVSALGSVCALVASLLSGISIFLHLAHYAFPSLQKYVVRILLFVPVYAVSSLVILFMPSQFVYIEALRDMWEAVVVYSFFCLILARCGGEDACAGALSRDPGSVRHPQPVPFLLRLWKKILRLPPTEAAALTPPAGRCFGPEAPTHATARPTSSDKSAQRERRTAGETNFYVREPSRREVYGRQTRRHSGAACCFGEDSMFLCREDLPTDLAFVKCCKRWILQFIFVKPTMALVSLIMFSVGKYHSFCFQVPYMIIYNISICGALYALGLFYLATRKLPALLQFHPVAKFLAMKLVIVATWYQAFFLGIIDGMTVRDVTKWTNWLLCVEMPLFALLNAYAYPVVEFLPGAGARETTVSYEGHFQSSDSGSSAVGKSSSTVDGPGLDKNRSMLVHQGVAVGDVARCEDSSGKQGGQAGKKLENSASTSSSAFSEVGGAVAAAASKIDATLHVAATTIGRPFHGISCVADPAAREVALRNVKDAVLMSDVVTDAYYNFHAKYNQHALLINEPPPETQSPRESVCDESPFPSPSRESAETAAGAFSTCLPSASLTSLSSSLPSSVPSFSLKFASEPGSRGSSAPAVCSDERKEQFFFPPKTGEEAADGFPSAERAAETPSSVPHSRTE